DNA sequence from the Paenibacillus azoreducens genome:
GGGACGGTTTTTTTGTTGTAAAAATATTCGGAATGGAACGGGGGAATATTGATGAAATTGTATACATCCGATGAAATTAGAACACAGTTTATTCGGTTTTTCCAAGCCAAGGGTCATGAAGTCATTTTAAGTGCTTCTGTTATACCCGATAACGATCCAACAGTTCTGTTTAGGACAGCGAGAGAATAATTGTGGTTAATCAAGAAGTCGACGGCATTACATAACACCATATTCATGCATCGGGCATTCGCCCTCGGTCCGGTAGACGTTAGAAGTTCATAGTTTAGGAGGAGTCTATATGATGTTAGAAAAAGTTATAAATAGAATTGTAATTCAAAGTGAATATAAGGATTTTGTTGATAAGTATATAGATAATATACTTACCGAATTTAAAGGTAAGATTCATAGCATCTATATGTGTGGCTCGATTCCAAAAGGAACTGCTAAACCTTTTAAGTCAGATGCAGATTTTACTATTGTATGTGTAAATCCCAAAGATATTGATTACGAAAGATTGTCAAATATTAATGACAGTCTTTTGAAAGAATATCCAGTATTAACTAAGATTGATACGACAATTTGCTCGATTGACGATGTATTAAGTAAACCAAATGATTGGGGTTTTTGGGTAAAGATAATTTGTGTTTGCATATATGGTGATGACGTTGGTGAAAAAGTACCACCGATAATTATTTCTCCAGAGTTCATTTTAGACTTAAATACAGAGACCAAGAAGGAAGTAGATCGTAGACATCGTTTACT
Encoded proteins:
- a CDS encoding nucleotidyltransferase domain-containing protein, encoding MMLEKVINRIVIQSEYKDFVDKYIDNILTEFKGKIHSIYMCGSIPKGTAKPFKSDADFTIVCVNPKDIDYERLSNINDSLLKEYPVLTKIDTTICSIDDVLSKPNDWGFWVKIICVCIYGDDVGEKVPPIIISPEFILDLNTETKKEVDRRHRLLSNASDNKMKTRYIKGYSKRLIRALYSLVLEDTGVWQDDIIKMKNAILNYCEIDSALVDYLYACYLDGNNVLVEEFLGIADEVYSYFEKALNAMAASRTSFD
- a CDS encoding alanine--tRNA ligase-related protein, with translation MKLYTSDEIRTQFIRFFQAKGHEVILSASVIPDNDPTVLFRTARE